CTTCTGGCGGGGATGATCGGCACGCAGTTGGCGCAGCCGTGGGACGACCCCCTGCTCGCGGCGGCGCGCGCGGTGGTGTGGCATGGTCTCGCCGCGGATGCGCTCGCGCGCGCCGAGGGTGCCGTGGCGGTGGAGACGACCCGGTTGCTCGATTATCTGGGGGCCGTGCTCCGCTGAGGACCCGACTCGCGATTGAGGGCGTGGGTAAAAAAACATAGTCGCCACGACTCCTGCCGGCGTCACCTTTGCTTCCATGGCCAACGAGCTCACCGAGCGACAGGCGTTCCTGATCCTGAACGCGCTGCCCAACATCGGGCCGATCACCCTCAATCGGCTGCTCGCGGAATTGGGCGGCGATCCGCGCGCGGTGCTCGCCGCTGATCGCAAGCGCCTCGAGGCCGTGAAGGGTGTCGGTGCAGTGATTGCCAGCACGCTGGTGAACTGGTCGGCCCAGTTTGATCTCGCCCGCGAGGAGGACCGCATGGCGAAGAGTGGCGCCGATTTCATCACCACCCGCGATGAGGCCTATCCGAAGCTCCTGCGGGAGATCCACGATCCGCCGATTGGTCTCTATCGCCGCGGGGGGTACGACCTTGGCCAGCGCTGTGTGGCCATCATCGGTTCGCGCCGCACCACGCTGTACGGCCAGGCCACGGCCAGGAAGCTCGCCATCGAACTGGCGCAGGTCGGCTTCTGCATCGTCAGCGGCCTGGCGCGCGGCATCGACACCGCGGCGCACGAGGGCGCGCTTGCCGCGGGCGGAAAAACCGCCGCCGTCGTCGGCACCGGCATCGATATCATCTACCCGCCGGAGAACCTTGGCTTGTACCGGAAGATCGAAGCAGAGGGCGCGGTGCTCTCGGAGTTCCCCTTTGGCCGCCGCGCCGACCGGCAGTCGTTCGCCATGCGCAATCGCATCGTCGCGGGCATGTCCGAGGCCGTGATCGTGGTCGAGAGTGACGTCGACGGCGGCGCGATGATCACGGCCCGCTTTGCCGGTGAGCAGGGGCGCCTGCTCTTTGCCGTGCCCGGCCGCATCGACCAGAGCACCAGCGCCGGTTGCCATCAGCTCATCCGCGATGGCGCCACCTTGCTGACGAGCGTGGACGACCTGCTCTCCGAGCTCAGTTACCTCGACGGTCTCAGGCCGTCGCCGATTCCGCAGAAGGGCAGCGAGGTTGCCGCTGGCGTGCCGCCGAATCTCAACCCCGAGGAGGCGAGGGTGTACGAGTGTTTCCGGGGTGGGGCGATCATCACGCCGGACGCGCTGGGAACGCAGACCGGCCTCTCGTCCGCGCAGATCTCGGCGACGTTGATGATGCTGGAGCTGAAACGGCTGATCGCGAAGCGGACCGACGGGGCCTACGAGGCCCAGTGAGCATCGGCCGGAGCGGAGCGCCGTTTTGCCGCTGGATTCCGGCCGGCTGGTTCCGCAGAAACGGGGGATGAAGTTCCCCATCCTCTTCCTCGGCGCCCTGCTCGTGGTGAGTTTCGTGCGGGCGGCCGAACCGGCCCGCCGCGCCATTACCCATGAAGACCTCTGGCTCCTGAAGCGGGTCGGAGCGCCCGTCGCCAGTCCGGACGGCAAATGGGCGGTCTTCTCCGTGACCCAGCCCGCGTACGAGGCGAAGGACCTGAGCATTGATCTCTGGATCGTCGCGCTCGATGGCCAGTCACCCGCGCGCCGGCTCACGCAGACCAAGGCCGGCGAGACCGGCCCGCGCTGGAGCCCGGATGGCACCCGCCTCGCCTTCGTGGCGAAGCGCGATGCGGACGAGGTGCCGCAGGTGTACGTATTGAACCTAGCGCAGGGAGGCGAAGCCGAACGCCTCACCCGTCTTTCGACGGGCGCCCGCTCTCCCGAGTGGAGCCCGGATGGCACTCGGCTCCTATTCGTCAGCGAAGTGTATCCTGGTGCGACGGACGATACGGCCAACAAGGCCGCCGCCAAGGCGCTCAAGGAGCGCAAGTACAACGCGCGCGTTTACGAAGGCTTCCCGATCAAGCATTGGGATCACTGGCGTGACGAGAAGGTCGCCCACCTCTTTGTGCAGGAGGCGCGGGCCGGCGCGCCCGCCCGCGACCTGCTCGCTCGCACCAAGCTCGCGGCGCTCACCGGCTTCGGTGGTCGCCAGACCGATTCCGGCGAGGATCTGCCCGCGACGTGGGCGCCCGACGGTCGGTCGGTGGTGTTCAGCGCGACCACCACCCGCGAGCGTTCCGCCTACGCCGACGTGCCGCTGCAGATGTTCGTGGTGGCCGCGGACGGAGGCGAACCGCAAGCGCTCACGCAGGACGCGAACAGCTACGGCGAGGTCGAGTTCACTCCCGATGGCCGGACCTTGGTCGTCAACATGGAGACCGGAGGCGATGGCCAGACGTACCACCACAATCGAATCGTCAGCTTTCCGTGGCCGTTCGACGCGGCGCGCCGGAAGGTCCTCACGCAAACGCTGGATCTCTCGGCGGGGCGTTTCGCCGTCAGCGACGACGGGGCAACCGTGTACTTCCTCGCGGAAGACGGTGTGCAGGTGAGACTCTTCTCCGTGCCGCTGGCCGGCGGGGACATCAAGGCGCACGCCGTGAACCCGGAGGGGTGTCTCGGGGCGCTCAGCATCGGTGGTGAGGCGCTCGTCGCCACGTACGATAGCGCGGTGCAGCCGGCAGAGATCGTACGGATCGACCCGGCACGCGGCCTGCGCGTGCTTACGCATTTCAACGACGAGGCGCTCGCCAAGTTGGATCTGGGAAAGCCCGAGCGCTTCGCCTTCCGGAGCCGCCAGGGCCGCCCGATCGACAACCTCCTGGTGCGCCCGGCCGGCTTCGACGCGACGAAGAAATATCCGCTGCTCGTCGTGATGCACGGCGGGCCCGCGCCGCAGTTCAAGGACCAGTGGGGCCTGCGTTGGAACTACCAGCTCCTTGCCGCGCCCGGCTACGTGCTGGTCTTGACGAACTACTCCGGCTCGAGCGGCTATACGGAGGCATTCGGCCAGGCGATCCAGCAGGACCCGCTGCGCGGACCGGCGGATGAAATCAACCAGGGTGCGGATGAGGCAATCCGCCGCTTCGCGTTCATCGACGCCACCCGGCAGGCGGCGGCGGGGGCGAGCTATGGCGGTCACCTGGCGAACTGGATGCAGGCCACCACGACGCGTTACCGCTGCCTCATCTCGCACGCCGGACTGGTGAACCTGGAAACGCAGTGGTCCACCAGCGACAGCATCTACCATCGCGAACTGAACAACGGCGGCCCCATCTGGGAGCAGGGGCCGATCTGGCGGGAGCAGAATCCCGTGCGGCTCGTCGGCAATCACTTCAAGAAGACCGGGTGGATCACGCCGATCCTCGTCAGCGTCGGGGAGAATGATTTCCGCGTGCCGGCGAACAACGCCTACGAGAACTGGGCGTACCTCCAGCGGCTGCAGATTCCGAGCAAGCTCATCGTGTTCCCGGACGAGAACCACTGGATCCTGAAGGGCGAGAACAGCCGCTTCTGGTTCTCCGAAGTGCACGCCTGGCTGGCGCGCTGGCTGAAGTAGTGGCCTGGTTGGCGCGGCGCAGCCGGACCGGCCGGCGCCGCGCCGAATCAAGCGGGCGGCCGGTTAACCCGGAGGCCAGCCCATCTGCCGCTTGGCCAGCATATGTACGTGCAGATGCGGGACGGACTCCGACGCGTGCGGGCCGTTGTTGACGACAAGGCGGAAGCCCTGCTCGAGCTTGAGCTTCTTCGCCATTTCGCTGGCCACCAGCAGCAGGTGGCCGAGCGTGGCCTGATCCGCCGGGGTCGCTTCGGCCACGCGCGGGATGGGCTGCTTCGGCACGATCAGCAGGTGGACCGGCGCCTGGGGCTGGATGTCGTGCAACACCACACAGACATCGTCCTCGTGCTCGATCTTGGCCGGGATCTCCCGGTCGATGATTTTCTGGAAGAGGGTCTTGGCCATGGCAGGACGGGCATTACGCGCAAGTTTCTGCCGCCGGCAAACGCCGAATGGTGCGCGGTGCCGCCGGGCCTCCGGCCGCCGATCCGGCGCGCGGCTAGAGAAACAGCAACTGCAGGTTCGCGCTCCGCGCGGTGCGGGCGGCGGCGAGATCGCGGATGAAGGCGAGCGCCTCCTCGTACTCACGCCGGCGGCGCGGCGTCGCCCGACGATTCGGTGGGAGCAGCGCGTGCCGGAGATTCGTGATGAGCAGCGTGGATTCGCGGAAGGGGGCGAGCCGCTTCAGCCCGGCCATGACCTCCGCGCGCGTGAACAGGGGCGTGGCGGAAGCCAGCGTGAGCGAAGCGTCCCAATGATAGAAGCCGTGGCGCGGGTGCGTGGCGAAGACCTTGGTCAGGAGTTCCGCGGCCGCGGCGTTGAACGCGGCGTCGTATTTTTGCGCCAGCTCGGGATGCGCCGTGGTCTGGGCCTCGAGCTCCGCCAGGCTGAAGGTGATCGCGGACTTGATCTGCTCGGCCAGATACAGGTCGTGGCCGGTCGCGTGGGCGAAGAGGCTGTTGATGAAATGGAGCCGGCGCAGGTCGTCGCTCGTCCGGGAGGGGGTGCGTTGGGCCACGGAAAATCGGGAGGACGGGGCGCCCGGGCGGGGGCGTTACGGAAGCTCCTTCTTGGTCTTCGCGAGCGAGCTGATTTCGTCCACGAACTCGGTCACGTCACGGAACTCCTTATACACGCTGGCGAAGCGGACGTAGGCCACCTGGTCGACGGTGCGCAAGCGCTGCATGACGCCCTCGCCGATCGCGCGGGAGGGAATCTCGTTTTCGAACTGCGCCTCCATCGCATCCATCACGTCCTCGACCAGCATCGCGATCTGCTCGGGGTCGACCGGCCGTTTGTGGCAGGCCGCGCGCACGGCGCGGACCAGCTTCTCGCGGTCAAAGTCCTCGCGGCGGCCGTCGCGTTTCAGGACGATGATGCCGTCGCGGATCAGCGTCTCGGTCGTGCTGTAGCGATGGCCGCACTCAAGGCATTCGCGCCGCCGGCGGATCGTCGATCCCTCCTTGCTGATGCGGGAGTCGATGACCTTGTCCTCAATCGATGTGCATTTCGGGCAGCGCATGAAAATGAAGCGGAATTCTGCAGGTAGACGCTGAGCGGGCGGATTGGTGCCGTGGGAATGAGGGGCCGATCAGCTGAGCTGCAGGAAGTTCTCCAGGATGCGCATGCCGCCTTCGGTGGCGATGGATTCCGGGTGGAACTGCACGCCCCAGATGGGCAGGGTGCGATGGCGCAGGCCCATGATTTCGCCTTCGGCCGTCTCGGCCGTGATCTCGAGCTCAGCCGGGAACGAGGCGCGCTCCACCAGGAGCGAGTGATAACGAGTGGCGGCAAATCCCTGGGGCATGCCGCGAAAGACGTCGGTGTCTCGGTGCCGGATCGGGGAGGTCTTCCCGTGCATGAGGCGGTCGGCCCGCACCACCTTGCCGCCAAAGTAATGCCCGATCGACTGATGGCCTAGGCATACACCGAACAGAGGTTTCTTTCCCGCAAATGCCTTGATGATATCGAGGGTCACGCCGGCCTCCCGCGGCGAACAGGGACCCGGGGAGATCAGCACGCGTTCGGGGTTGAGCGCAAGCGCTTGTTCCGGAGTGATTTCGTCGTTTCGGTACACCCGCTGTTCCACCCCCAACTGGCCAAAATATTGGACTAGGTTGTAGGTGAAGGAGTCGTAGTTATCGATGACGAGCAGCACGGGTTTCGTGGGGCGGGACGCCGGGTTTAAGACACGAGGGTAGAGCGATAGCGGGCGGAATCTAGCGCGTACAGCTTAGACTCGCAAAGCGGGCGATTCAGTTGATGGTCGGAAGGGCGTGCGCAGATTCGCCGCACGCCGCCGCCGCCGGTGGCTTTATCCTTCAAATCTCTCTGTCTTCCTCCCTTCTGCCGCATCGTCGGCACTCGCGATGGCCGCCCATTTCCAGCTGCTCAAGACCGATACAAACACCGCCGCCCGCCGGGGCCGGCTCCAGACGCGCCACGGCACGATCGAGACGCCCATCTTCATGCCCGTGGGCACCCAGGGAACGGTGAAGGCGATAACACCCAATCACTTGCGTGAGATTGGGGCGCAGATCATCCTCGGGAATACCTACCACCTGAGCCTGCGGCCCGGCAGCGACCTGATTCGCGAACTGGGGGGGCTGCATGCCTTCATGGGCTGGAACGGCCCGATTCTGACGGACAGCGGTGGCTTCCAGGTATTTTCGTTGGCGAAGCTACGCGACATCAGCGATGCGGGCGTGGCGTTTCAGTCCCACTTGGATGGCGCGCGGCATTTTCTTGGCCCGCGTGAGGTGATGAAGATCCAGCAGGATCTTGGCAGCGACATCGCGATGGTGCTCGACGAGTGCCCACCTTGGCCGTGCGAACGGGACGCGTGCGCCAAGGCGGTGGCGCGGAGCCTCCGCTGGGCGGCGCAGTGCCGCGACATCGCGACCGGAAGCGGCTTTCTGGCGGCCGGCCATCACGTTTTCGCGATCGTCCAAGGGTCCACCTTCGATGACCTGCGGCGCGAGGCGGCCGAGGCTCTGGCCGCCTTCGATTTTCCCGGCTACGCGGTCGGCGGGGTGAGCGTGGGCGAACCCGAGCCGGAGATGCTCAAGCAGGTGGGGGCCACCACGCCCTTCATGCCGGCCGACAAGCCGCGCTACACGATGGGCCTCGGCACGCCCCCGCAGCTCCTGCGCATGATCGCGCTTGGTGTCGACATGTTCGATTGCGTGATGCCCACGCGCGTGGCGCGCAACGGACTGGTCTTTACGCCGGATGGGCCGATCAACCTCCGCAACGAGCAGTTCCGTGCCGATCCTCGCCCCATTGTCGAGGGCATGGACAACTACACCTGCCGGAATTTCTCCCGCGCCTATCTGCGGCACCTGACCGTCGCGGGCGAGATGCTGAGCGGGACGCTCCTGACCATCCACAATCTCCACTTCTTCCTCGACCTGATGGCGCAGGCTCGGGCGCACATCGAAGCTGGCGACTATGCCTCCTGGCACCTCGCGTGGATTGCGCGCTATGAGGCCGGGGCGCACGCGCGCCGGGCGTCGTAGTGGGAAGTTGGATTCCTCTCAGGCCGGAGGCGGGCAGAAAAAAACCCGCCCGGCGGGGCCGGGCGGGGGCGTTAGATTTCAGACTTAATCCGACCTTAGAACTTCAGACGCGCACCGATCGAATAGACGATCGCGTCCTGGTTCGAATTACGGACGTTCTCGAAGCCGGCCGAGGCGTAAACCGCGGCGGTCTTCGTCACCCAGTAGTTGCCCTCGACCTCATAGGTGTAGGATTGGGAGCTTTCCTTGGTGTTGTTGAAGTCGTCGTTATAAACGACGCGGGGGGTCAGCGTGAAGGCGCCCATCGGAATCTCGACGCCGACCGAGGTCATCCAAATGGTGTCCTCATTGTTGTCGGAGTCGTGGTTCCAGCGGTAGCCGACGCCGGCGCCGACGAACGGCTTCACGGTGCCGACGGTCTTGTAGGCCGTCGCGGACGCACCGATCGTGTTGGCATGCGCCAGGCCGCGGACCCAGTTGTAGCTGTAGCCGGCGCCCAGGTCGAGGTACGCAGTGACGGGCACATTGGCGGCAATGCCGACGCTGTGCACATCCTTGTGCATGTCCTGGACGTCCGCCGCAGCGTAACCGAGCTCGGTGTAGCTCTGGCCGAGAAGGCCGGACGGCACCGCGACACTGGCATTGGACGTTTCCGGTTGAGCATAACCCGCCGTGGCCGCAATGAGGCCGACGACGAGCATCGTTTTCTTAGTCAGGTTCATAGTTTGTTAGTTTCCCGAACGAATCGGGGGACTCGCGGAGGTATCGCGGCGTTCCTTTTGCGCCACAAAAAAAGTTGCATGTCGTAATGGAACATTTTGCCGCGTTTGTTGTTGGCCGCCTGTTTTGCTCGAAACTGATCTGCAACTACCTCACCACTTTCCTCCATGCGCATACTCGTCACCGGCGGTGCCGGCTTTCTCGGTTCCCATCTCTGCGACCGTCTCGTGCGGGAAGGGCATGAAGTCGTCTGTGTCGACAACCTCTTCACGGGGCAGAAGGCGAACATCGCGCACCTGCTCGCGCATCCGAATTTTGAATTCGTCCGGCACGACGTGATCGACCCCTTCAAGTTCGAAGTGGATCAGATCTACAACCTGGCATGCCCGGCCTCGCCGCCGCACTACCAGTACAACCCCATCAAGACGATCAAGACCTCGGTCATGGGCGCCATCAACTGCCTCGGCCTCGCGAAGCGCGTGCGCGCGCGTATCCTCCAGGCGAGTACGAGCGAGGTGTACGGCGACCCGACCGTGCATCCGCAGCCCGAGGCCTACTGGGGCAACGTCAACCCGATCGGGCGCCGCTCCTGCTACGACGAGGGCAAGCGGTGCGCCGAGACGCTGTGCTTCGACTATCACCGCGAGAACAAGGTCGATATCCGCGTCGTCCGCATCTTCAACACTTACGGCCCACGCATGCACCCGCACGACGGCCGCGTGGTCTCCAACTTCATCGTGCAGGCGCTTCAGGGCCAGGACCTGACCGTCTACGGCGACGGCCAGCAGACGCGTTCGTTCTGCTATGTGGACGACCTTATCGAGGGGTTCGTGCGCTTCATGGCGCAGACCGAGACCGTCGGGCCGATGAACCTGGGCAACCCGGGGGAGTTCACGATGCTCGAACTCGCCGAACTCACGATCAAGCTGGTCGGCGGTCGTTCGAAGATCGTGCACCGCCCGCTGCCCTCCGATGATCCGAAGCAGCGGCAACCCGACATCGGCCTTGCGCGCAAGGTGTTGGGCTGGGAACCGCGGGTGCCGCTGGAGGAGGGCCTCGGGCGTACCATCGCCTACTTTCGCGGCCGCGTGTGACCTTGGCCGGCGTTTTGGCGGCCGCGGCGCGGCCGTTGCCGGCTGGCGGCACCGGCTCCTGAAATCCACATTCCGAGCGACGCAGCCGGTGGGATGGGCGCAATTTGGGCCGGCGCGAGGGCGCGTTGCGGCACTGGATTTGTCGCCTCCGGCCGCTCTGCTGGCGTTCGGCCATTTGTCGTTTGCCAAGGGGGGGGCGGCGGGTAACGTCTCCGCCCTTCATGCTCTCGTTCATCCTCAAACGCTTTTCCGGCCGGCATTATAAGAAATTCCTGGAAAAGGTCCGCCCGACGGTCGCGCGCATCAACGAACTGGAACAGCAGTACCAGTCGCTTACCGATGAGCAGCTCCGGGCCAAGACGGATGAGTTTCGCGAGCGCATCGCCGCCGCCGCGGACAAGCGCGCGGCGCTGGAGGAGATCCTGCCCGAGGCCTTTGCCACGGTGAAGAACGCGGCCCGCCGCATGGTCGGGCGCAAGGTCATCGTCTGCGAGCACGAGCTCACCTGGGACATGGTGCATTTTGACGTGCAGCTCATCGGCGGCATCGCCCTCCACCAGGGGCGCATCTCGGAAATGGCCACCGGTGAAGGCAAGACGCTCGTCGCCACACTGCCCCTCTACCTCAACGCGCTCACCCGACGGAATACCCAGCTGGTCACCGTCAACGACTACCTTGCCCGCCGCGACTCCGAGTGGATGGGCCATCTCTACAATTTCCTCGGCGTCACCGTCGGCTGCATCCAGCAGCAGATGCCGCCGCACGAGCGCCGCGAGGCGTACGGCCGGGACATCACCTACGGCACCGCCAGCGAGTTCGGCTTCGACTACCTGCGCGACAACGGCATGGCCACGCGCAAGGAGGACCAGGTCCAGCGCGACTACTGGTACTGCATCGTGGACGAGGTCGACTCCATCCTCGTCGACGAGGCCCGCACGCCGCTGATCATTTCCGGCCCCGCGCCGATCGAGCGCGAGCAGCCCTTTACACGGCTCAAACCCGTCGTGGAGCAACTCGTCAATGACCAGGTCCGGCTCTGCAACCGGATCGTCGCTGAGGCCAAGGCGTTGCTCGAAAAGCCCGGCCTGACGCCCGATGACCGCGACCTCGCCGCCCGCAAGATGCTGCAGGTCAAGATGGGCCACCCGAAGAACAAGCAGCTGCTGCGGCTCATGGAAAATGGCGAGTGGCGCAAGCTGCTCGACAAAACCGAGACGGAATACAACTCCGACCTGAACAAGGACGAGCTGTACCGCCTGAAGGAGGAGCTCCTCTACGTCATCGACGAGCGCCAGCACCAGGCCGACCTTACCGAAATCGGCCGCAACAAGCTGCGCCCCGACAATCCGGACGCCTTCATGCTGCCGGATCTCGCCACCGAGTTCAGCGATTTGGAGAAGGACCAGACGCTCACGCCCGAACAGCGCGAGGCCAAGAAGCTGGCCGCCCAGAACGCCTACGCCGACGTCTCGGAGGAGATCCACTCGATCTCGCAATTGCTCCGCGCGTACTCGCTTTACGAGCGCGACGTCGAATACGTCGTCACCCCGGACGGCAAGGTCATGATCGTCGACGAGAACACCGGCCGCGTCATGCCCGGCCGCCGCTGGTCGGACGGCCTGCACCAGGCCGTGGAGGCCAAGGAGAACGTCAGCATCGAGCGCGAGACGCGCACGTATGCCACGATCACGATCCAGAACTACTTCCGCATGTACGAGAAGCTCGCCGGTATGACGGGCACGGCGGAGACGGAGGCGACGGAGTTCAACGACATCTACCGGCTGTCGGTGCAGGTGATCCCGACGAACAAACCCTGCATCCGTATCGACAAGAACGACTCCATCTTCAAGACGCGCCGCGACAAGTACTCGGCCGTCGTGCGCGAGATCGAGGTCGCCAACAAACGCGGCCAGCCCGTCCTCGTCGGCACGACCAGCGTGGAAGCGTCGGAGGTGCTTTCCCGCATGCTGCGGCGTACTGGCATCGTCCACACCGTCCTGAATGCGAAGTTCCACGCGCAGGAGGCGGATATCGTCGCCCGCGCCGGCCAGCGTGGGGCGGTCACCATCGCCACCAACATGGCGGGCCGCGGCACCGACATCAAACTCGGCGAGGGTGTACGTGAACTCGGCGGCCTTTACGTGCTCGGCACCGAACGGCACGAGTCCCGCCGCATCGACCGGCAGTTGCGTGGCCGCTGCTCGCGCCAGGGCGATCCGGGCGTCACCAAGTTCTATCTGTCGCTCGAAGACGATCTCATGCGTCTCTTCCTGCAGGGCAACCTCGCGTCGCGCCTGATGGAGGGCTCGATGAAGGAGGGCGAGGAGCTCGAGCACCCGTGGCTCAACCGCTCCATCGAGAGCGCCCAGAAGAAGGTCGAGCAGCAGAACTACTCGATCCGCAAGCGGCTGCTCCAGTACGACGACGTGCTGAACCAGCAGCGCGAGGTCGTGTACGGGATCCGCAATGGCGCGATCCACGCCGAGCGTCCCAAGGATATCATCTTCGAGCAGATCCAGGAGGAGCTGCTGAACCGCCTCGAGGTTGCCGGCTTTGGCGACAAGTCCGGCCCCACCAAGGTCGCGGTCGAGAGCTTCATCGGCTGGGTCAACCAGCACTTCCCGATCGGCGTGCGCGTGGAGGAACTCGCCGGCAACAATGCCGAGCCGATCGCCGCGAACCTGCTGGAACGGATCCGGAAAGCCTACGCGGTGAAGGAATCGGTCGAGATCCCGGAGGCGCTCGGTTCCATGGAGCGCTATGTCGTGATCAACGCCATCGATCACCACTGGCAGGAGCATCTCACCGAGATGGAGGAATTGCGGCGGTCGATCGGTCTGCGCAGCTACGGCCAGAAGGACCCGCTCGTGGAGTACAAGAGCGAGGCGTACAAGTATTTCGAGGAGCTCATGAACAACGTCCGGCTGCAGATCTGCACCGGCCTGTTCCGCACCGCCTCCAACCTCGAGTCCTTCGAGAACATGCTCGCGCTGCTCAGTCGCAGCGCGCGCACCGTCGGTCCGGAGGAGAGCGCCGCCATTTCCGCCGCCCGCCCGCCCATGCCGCCGGCACCGCAGATCACCACCACCGTGACCAGCAGCGGCCCCGCCGCCCTGCCGGAGCCCAGCGAGCCCGAGATCCAGTTGCCGAAGGTGACCATCCGGCGCGAGCTGCCCAAGGTCGGCCGCAACGATCCCTGCCCCTGCGGCAGCGGCAAGAAATACAAACACTGCCACGGCGCCTGACGCGCGGTCCGGTCCGCCTCCCGAAGACGCGCGGCTGCGGCCGCCCGCCGGCGCGCGAGTCCGCGGTGCCGGGGAGTCCGCCATCCGCCTTCGCCAACCTGAGCCCTTCCCGTGCCTCCCGCTTCTGATCCGGCGCCCACGCCGTCCTTCGACCCTTACACGCCGCAGCCGACCTTTGTGCAGCGCCACTCCGCTCCGCTCGGCGCTGCGGCGGTGTTCGTCCTGACCCTCGTGTTCGCGGTGGTCGCCTTTCCGCCGTTCAACGCGCCGGAGGCCGCCTATGCGATGCTCCTCCCGGGGGTGTACTGGGCCTACACCCGGCCGTCCTTCCGCACCTTTGCGCTCACGATCGGCATCGCGCAGATGATCGCGTGGACGTTGATCCTGGGCTGGCTACACCATGTCACCTGGGTCGGACTGTTTCTGCTGGGACCGTTCGTTGGACTCTGGGTTGGTTCCTGGTACCTGGCGGTGTGGTGGGCGATTCCCCGGATGCATGGCAAGGCAACGCCGACGCGCCTGCTGGTGATGCTCGGCCTGTGCGGCGCATGGGTGCTGATCGAGTGGACGCGTACCTGGTTCCTGGGCGGCTTCCCCTGGCTGCCCTTGGCGGCCAGCCAATGGCAGCGCCCCAGCATCCTGCAGATCGCCTCGCTCACCGGCAGCTACGGCGTGTCGTTCGTCCTCGTCGCGGTGAACATCGGGTTCGCCGCCTACGCGCATCGCCTCCTGCGGGAGGAAAGCACCGGCTTCGCCAAGCGCAGCCAGGAGTTCTTCCTCGCATTGTTCCTGCTCATGGGCTGCCTCGCGATGTTCTTCCAGGACGCCTTCGGCCGGCTCCATTACACCGAGACCCTGGGCCGCATCGCCTTTGTCCAGCCCGACATCCCGCAGAACGTGAAGTGGGATCCGACAAAGGCACCGGAGATCGTCAACGTCCTCCGCGACACCACCGGCCAGGCGGCGAAGACTCTGCCTTCATTGATTGTCTGGCCGGAGGCATCGACTCCCTGGGCCGTGCGCGGCGACGAGTCCATGAAGGCCTTTGTGGAGTCGCTGGCGAAGGACGCCAAAGCGCCGGTGCTGCTCGGTTCCATCGGGATCGAGGAGGGCGGCAAGCCCGACGCGCGCTGGTACAACGGCGCCTTCGTGGTCTCGCCCGAGCTCGGATTGCAGCAAACCTGGTACGCCAAGCGTCACCTCGTGCCCTTCGGAGAATACGTACCGCTGAAGCCTGTCCTGGGCTGGTTGCGCAAGGTCGTGCCGATCGGTGACGACTTCACCCCGGGGCTGGATGCCGCGCCCGTGCTGGTGAATCTGATCGACCAGCCGGTGCTGCTTGGCCCGTTGATTTGCTACGAAGATATTTACCCGCAACTGGCTCGTGAGAGTGTCTTGTCCGGCGCGAGCGCGCTGACCGTGCTGACCAACAACGGCTGGTTCGGGCAGGGTGGGGCGGCCTACCAGCATGCCGCCCAT
The Opitutus sp. ER46 DNA segment above includes these coding regions:
- the dprA gene encoding DNA-processing protein DprA, which codes for MANELTERQAFLILNALPNIGPITLNRLLAELGGDPRAVLAADRKRLEAVKGVGAVIASTLVNWSAQFDLAREEDRMAKSGADFITTRDEAYPKLLREIHDPPIGLYRRGGYDLGQRCVAIIGSRRTTLYGQATARKLAIELAQVGFCIVSGLARGIDTAAHEGALAAGGKTAAVVGTGIDIIYPPENLGLYRKIEAEGAVLSEFPFGRRADRQSFAMRNRIVAGMSEAVIVVESDVDGGAMITARFAGEQGRLLFAVPGRIDQSTSAGCHQLIRDGATLLTSVDDLLSELSYLDGLRPSPIPQKGSEVAAGVPPNLNPEEARVYECFRGGAIITPDALGTQTGLSSAQISATLMMLELKRLIAKRTDGAYEAQ
- a CDS encoding S9 family peptidase; translated protein: MKFPILFLGALLVVSFVRAAEPARRAITHEDLWLLKRVGAPVASPDGKWAVFSVTQPAYEAKDLSIDLWIVALDGQSPARRLTQTKAGETGPRWSPDGTRLAFVAKRDADEVPQVYVLNLAQGGEAERLTRLSTGARSPEWSPDGTRLLFVSEVYPGATDDTANKAAAKALKERKYNARVYEGFPIKHWDHWRDEKVAHLFVQEARAGAPARDLLARTKLAALTGFGGRQTDSGEDLPATWAPDGRSVVFSATTTRERSAYADVPLQMFVVAADGGEPQALTQDANSYGEVEFTPDGRTLVVNMETGGDGQTYHHNRIVSFPWPFDAARRKVLTQTLDLSAGRFAVSDDGATVYFLAEDGVQVRLFSVPLAGGDIKAHAVNPEGCLGALSIGGEALVATYDSAVQPAEIVRIDPARGLRVLTHFNDEALAKLDLGKPERFAFRSRQGRPIDNLLVRPAGFDATKKYPLLVVMHGGPAPQFKDQWGLRWNYQLLAAPGYVLVLTNYSGSSGYTEAFGQAIQQDPLRGPADEINQGADEAIRRFAFIDATRQAAAGASYGGHLANWMQATTTRYRCLISHAGLVNLETQWSTSDSIYHRELNNGGPIWEQGPIWREQNPVRLVGNHFKKTGWITPILVSVGENDFRVPANNAYENWAYLQRLQIPSKLIVFPDENHWILKGENSRFWFSEVHAWLARWLK
- a CDS encoding histidine triad nucleotide-binding protein, whose translation is MAKTLFQKIIDREIPAKIEHEDDVCVVLHDIQPQAPVHLLIVPKQPIPRVAEATPADQATLGHLLLVASEMAKKLKLEQGFRLVVNNGPHASESVPHLHVHMLAKRQMGWPPG
- the nrdR gene encoding transcriptional regulator NrdR, giving the protein MRCPKCTSIEDKVIDSRISKEGSTIRRRRECLECGHRYSTTETLIRDGIIVLKRDGRREDFDREKLVRAVRAACHKRPVDPEQIAMLVEDVMDAMEAQFENEIPSRAIGEGVMQRLRTVDQVAYVRFASVYKEFRDVTEFVDEISSLAKTKKELP
- a CDS encoding aminodeoxychorismate/anthranilate synthase component II → MLLVIDNYDSFTYNLVQYFGQLGVEQRVYRNDEITPEQALALNPERVLISPGPCSPREAGVTLDIIKAFAGKKPLFGVCLGHQSIGHYFGGKVVRADRLMHGKTSPIRHRDTDVFRGMPQGFAATRYHSLLVERASFPAELEITAETAEGEIMGLRHRTLPIWGVQFHPESIATEGGMRILENFLQLS
- the tgt gene encoding tRNA guanosine(34) transglycosylase Tgt, yielding MAAHFQLLKTDTNTAARRGRLQTRHGTIETPIFMPVGTQGTVKAITPNHLREIGAQIILGNTYHLSLRPGSDLIRELGGLHAFMGWNGPILTDSGGFQVFSLAKLRDISDAGVAFQSHLDGARHFLGPREVMKIQQDLGSDIAMVLDECPPWPCERDACAKAVARSLRWAAQCRDIATGSGFLAAGHHVFAIVQGSTFDDLRREAAEALAAFDFPGYAVGGVSVGEPEPEMLKQVGATTPFMPADKPRYTMGLGTPPQLLRMIALGVDMFDCVMPTRVARNGLVFTPDGPINLRNEQFRADPRPIVEGMDNYTCRNFSRAYLRHLTVAGEMLSGTLLTIHNLHFFLDLMAQARAHIEAGDYASWHLAWIARYEAGAHARRAS